A portion of the Corynebacterium heidelbergense genome contains these proteins:
- a CDS encoding metallophosphoesterase family protein, which translates to MSLPQRRPEGTARILHTSDWHLGMSRWFLDADAQPRFDEARLAAVERLFDIARSRDCEAIVVAGDVFDSNFLEPRTWRRALDVLRRTPVPLYLLPGNHDSLDPSSVYRQPEFEGLEQGGSAGVRVLRNSEAQEVRPGLVIIGAPLLSRYGAEDVVGRALSAVREDCGAAPPGEARVLVGHGRVQSWGSEMALDVIDVDGAVAACEQRLVDYIALGDTHSAMRLHDSGRAWYSGSPEVTDYREEDGTGEAASGFALIVDIAADPLGGDSPAKVAVEQVPVGQWTFAAVDGRMDGPEDVQALVERLDRFPHPRTTVVKYGLEGTIDLATSGKLERQLDELRPKFAALYPRHSRDRVHVVPGESEIAEAFPTAGVVGRVAEELSLLAQTTPEAEDALKLLYRLSHTQDGK; encoded by the coding sequence ATGTCGCTACCGCAACGCCGGCCCGAGGGGACGGCTCGTATCCTGCATACTTCCGACTGGCACCTGGGCATGAGCCGGTGGTTTTTGGACGCCGATGCCCAACCGCGTTTCGACGAGGCCCGATTGGCGGCAGTGGAGCGCCTGTTCGACATTGCCCGCAGCCGCGATTGCGAGGCCATCGTGGTGGCCGGGGATGTGTTCGACTCGAACTTCCTGGAACCCAGAACCTGGCGCCGGGCGCTGGATGTGCTGCGGCGAACGCCGGTGCCCCTGTACCTGCTGCCGGGCAACCACGATTCGCTGGATCCCTCCAGCGTGTATCGCCAGCCGGAGTTCGAGGGACTGGAACAGGGGGGCTCGGCGGGGGTGCGGGTCTTGCGGAACTCCGAGGCCCAGGAAGTGCGTCCCGGCCTGGTGATAATCGGCGCGCCGCTGCTGAGCCGATACGGTGCCGAAGATGTGGTGGGCCGGGCCCTGAGCGCCGTGCGGGAGGATTGCGGCGCGGCCCCGCCGGGGGAGGCGAGGGTGTTGGTCGGGCATGGACGGGTGCAATCGTGGGGTAGCGAGATGGCTCTGGACGTTATCGATGTCGACGGGGCCGTGGCTGCATGTGAGCAGCGGCTTGTGGACTACATCGCGCTGGGCGATACCCACTCCGCGATGCGGCTCCACGACAGTGGGCGGGCGTGGTACTCCGGGTCCCCGGAGGTCACGGACTACCGGGAGGAGGATGGAACCGGGGAAGCGGCCTCTGGGTTTGCCCTGATCGTGGACATCGCTGCGGATCCACTGGGAGGTGATAGCCCCGCGAAGGTGGCCGTGGAGCAGGTCCCTGTGGGCCAGTGGACGTTTGCAGCCGTGGACGGGCGGATGGATGGGCCGGAGGACGTCCAGGCCCTGGTGGAACGGCTCGATCGCTTTCCTCACCCGCGCACCACCGTGGTCAAGTACGGGTTGGAGGGGACGATCGACTTGGCTACCTCCGGAAAATTGGAACGCCAGTTGGATGAGCTGCGGCCGAAGTTCGCGGCTCTGTATCCCAGGCACAGCCGGGATCGGGTTCACGTCGTGCCGGGGGAGAGCGAGATCGCCGAGGCTTTCCCCACCGCTGGAGTGGTGGGTCGCGTCGCCGAGGAACTCAGCTTGCTGGCCCAGACCACCCCGGAAGCCGAGGATGCCCTGAAGCTCCTGTATCGCCTCAGCCACACCCAAGACGGGAAGTAG
- a CDS encoding SWIM zinc finger family protein, which translates to MVVADFGAQRRAELEQRHGPGSSSGRLPFIEAEGWVPRQVMEALSEGADSGRLARGREYYRGKQVLSVDLDTNLITAVVAGTQLVPFEVQLRFRPLSPRQRTYVTEEVTADPSIVRSVLAGSAPPLEIATVLLRPDHLRSVTCTCPDKAAVCKHAVAVGYAAAALFNREPFQVFRFRGVDASDALAATQRSWSGPAGVPQSDGGDRVHLDKVKRVDPAKFWGGGLTRVETPDMPVEEGLELGDRDMLMRALRTVSWSHVDQLRVWHDLEVCYEALTDQDPELEERPWRH; encoded by the coding sequence GTGGTGGTCGCCGATTTCGGCGCCCAGCGCCGCGCCGAGCTGGAACAGCGGCACGGCCCGGGCAGTTCCAGCGGAAGACTGCCCTTCATCGAGGCGGAGGGCTGGGTCCCGCGGCAGGTGATGGAGGCGCTATCGGAGGGCGCGGATTCGGGCCGGTTGGCCAGGGGCCGGGAGTATTACCGGGGCAAGCAGGTGCTGTCGGTGGACTTGGATACGAACCTCATTACGGCGGTGGTTGCGGGAACCCAGCTAGTTCCGTTCGAGGTGCAGTTGCGGTTTCGGCCGCTCAGCCCGCGGCAGCGAACCTATGTGACGGAGGAGGTCACAGCAGATCCGAGCATCGTGCGCTCCGTCCTGGCCGGGTCGGCACCCCCACTGGAGATCGCGACGGTTCTGCTGCGACCGGATCATCTGCGTTCGGTGACGTGTACCTGTCCGGATAAGGCGGCGGTGTGCAAGCATGCGGTGGCGGTGGGGTACGCGGCGGCGGCTCTGTTCAACCGGGAGCCCTTCCAGGTGTTTCGATTTCGGGGTGTGGACGCCAGCGATGCGCTGGCCGCTACCCAGCGCTCCTGGAGCGGTCCCGCAGGGGTACCGCAATCCGATGGCGGGGACAGGGTGCACCTGGACAAGGTGAAGCGGGTGGACCCAGCCAAGTTTTGGGGCGGTGGGTTGACCCGGGTGGAAACCCCGGACATGCCGGTGGAGGAGGGCTTGGAGCTGGGGGATCGGGACATGCTCATGCGGGCGTTGCGCACGGTGAGCTGGTCCCATGTGGATCAGTTGCGGGTGTGGCACGACCTGGAGGTGTGCTACGAAGCGCTCACGGACCAGGACCCGGAGCTGGAGGAACGCCCGTGGCGGCACTGA
- a CDS encoding DEAD/DEAH box helicase, which translates to MSYPCLLHAVLPNDGGVHLWLELVEGHRVVGSTDQLGEGDLPDELLELARCRPLRARSKVVVATPKGRVQQLAVPTAAWAAGDSVWALQVLADYCARHVGASQIPGMSPEAVFVADLFTFAVTAVRAGRVMVQLRHVEGRWYPMWTLSTGGGHAGVLAEFTNQTPGVLRANGGPEVVEDAVNDMVHWIATALLADRLGEGGKLGEVTTTPFATALVSAQPAPKVTGETVILLNEWRRSARMAATKLVLKLSEPDAAQREEEAEEREPRPLPPQLIDVSRPPEDQSAGAVEEARWRVEIGLSVDDGPATTVNTADAPEDVRALLTRSLKIARTAWPPLAEQLQAVDAWLNTGVWMPDSAQLTGNMAADRQLAITLDAAGVGELLGQGAPALRGAGISVLIPRGWSPVNPKVNLKGTPVGQGPGSGKLGLDQVLAFNWDVSVNGQPVEDSERDALLRSAETVVQVNGEYVYLEAGVLQRARKWFSTLQELSERAGVASLSNDNGDNPQGEEAADVLVSTRDVLEAQLSAAEYSGAEDNEHNFEINVDGWAARLFPGLDGNGDPAGTGDGPTGPAIDPPEMVPVPPTVRTPMRDHQRRGLNWLAWMSRHNIGAILADDMGLGKTLQVLALVAWERQGGATTQPTLVVAPTSVVDAWEAQSATHTPDLTVLVDHGPSKKPADEFQQAAAAAALVITTYGTLSRNPERYRAVSWRRVVADEAQNIKNPQTRQFRMVRSIPAAHHIALTGTPVENRLSDLYAIMDFANPGILGSAAAFQDRLAIPIERYQDEAATRRLRRIVEPFILRRVKTDPSIDLNLPDKREHIELVSLSDEQAALYTAYIADIERRIRDEESGRRGIILGALVRIKQICNHPAHYSGDGSGLLRNGHHRSEKVRRLFQLVEAAVRERKKVIIFTQFPSFGNMLVPELQRRSGGVVPMLHGGVSRKERAKLVAEFQRPLSGGAGEGAISGLDVPSPQIMVVSVRAGGTGITLTQASVVIHVDRWWNPAVEDQATDRAYRIGQDKNVDVYKLVTKGTIDERIHDIIAAKRELAGDIIGAGEGWIANLDDADLAELWHLRSASEEVATWREAGDYTGKDTGGKTGAKAGDKAPTPSPSAQPPYSEGQD; encoded by the coding sequence ATGAGCTATCCCTGCCTGCTGCACGCCGTGCTACCCAACGACGGGGGCGTGCACCTGTGGCTGGAGTTGGTCGAGGGCCACCGCGTGGTGGGTAGCACGGACCAGTTGGGGGAGGGGGACCTCCCCGACGAGCTGTTGGAGCTGGCCCGCTGTCGGCCTCTGCGTGCCCGCAGCAAGGTGGTCGTGGCCACGCCGAAGGGGCGCGTGCAACAACTGGCCGTTCCCACGGCGGCGTGGGCGGCGGGGGATAGCGTGTGGGCGCTGCAGGTGCTCGCCGATTACTGCGCCCGGCATGTGGGGGCTTCGCAGATCCCCGGGATGAGCCCGGAGGCGGTGTTCGTCGCGGACCTGTTTACCTTCGCCGTTACCGCTGTCCGGGCGGGGCGGGTCATGGTGCAACTGCGGCACGTGGAGGGGCGCTGGTACCCGATGTGGACACTGTCCACCGGAGGCGGGCACGCCGGGGTGCTGGCCGAGTTCACCAATCAAACCCCAGGGGTGCTGCGGGCCAATGGCGGGCCGGAGGTGGTCGAGGATGCGGTGAACGACATGGTCCACTGGATCGCCACCGCACTGCTTGCCGATCGTCTCGGTGAGGGCGGGAAGCTGGGGGAGGTGACGACGACCCCTTTTGCTACCGCCCTCGTCTCCGCCCAACCGGCGCCGAAAGTGACCGGGGAGACGGTCATCCTGCTCAACGAGTGGCGCCGGTCCGCGCGCATGGCGGCGACCAAGCTGGTGCTCAAGCTCTCCGAACCAGACGCGGCCCAGCGCGAGGAGGAAGCCGAAGAAAGGGAACCCCGCCCGCTCCCGCCGCAGCTCATCGATGTTTCTAGGCCACCGGAGGATCAGTCCGCCGGGGCAGTGGAGGAGGCCCGGTGGCGGGTAGAAATCGGGCTCAGCGTGGATGATGGCCCGGCCACCACGGTGAATACTGCGGACGCCCCGGAGGATGTGCGGGCTCTGCTCACCCGCAGCCTCAAAATCGCGCGCACCGCGTGGCCCCCGCTGGCCGAGCAGCTCCAGGCCGTGGACGCCTGGCTCAACACCGGTGTGTGGATGCCGGATTCCGCGCAGCTCACCGGCAACATGGCCGCGGATCGGCAGCTAGCGATCACCCTCGACGCCGCCGGCGTGGGGGAGCTGCTGGGCCAGGGTGCCCCGGCCCTGCGCGGCGCGGGCATCAGCGTGCTTATCCCGCGGGGGTGGTCCCCGGTCAACCCCAAGGTCAACCTCAAAGGCACCCCCGTGGGACAGGGGCCCGGCAGCGGCAAGCTCGGCCTAGATCAGGTCCTGGCCTTCAACTGGGATGTCAGCGTCAATGGCCAGCCGGTAGAGGACAGTGAACGGGACGCGCTGTTGCGCAGTGCGGAGACAGTCGTTCAGGTCAACGGGGAATACGTCTACCTGGAAGCCGGCGTGCTCCAGCGGGCCCGGAAGTGGTTCAGCACGCTGCAGGAGCTATCGGAACGCGCCGGGGTGGCGTCCTTAAGCAATGACAACGGTGACAACCCCCAGGGCGAGGAGGCTGCGGACGTTCTGGTGAGCACCCGGGACGTCCTCGAGGCCCAGCTCTCTGCCGCTGAATACAGCGGCGCGGAGGACAACGAGCACAACTTCGAGATCAACGTCGACGGCTGGGCGGCGCGCCTTTTCCCGGGGTTGGACGGGAACGGGGACCCAGCGGGGACGGGGGACGGGCCGACGGGTCCCGCCATCGACCCGCCGGAGATGGTCCCGGTGCCCCCGACCGTCCGCACGCCCATGCGCGATCACCAGCGCCGCGGCCTCAATTGGCTGGCGTGGATGTCCCGGCACAATATCGGCGCGATCCTCGCCGATGACATGGGCCTGGGCAAGACCCTCCAAGTTCTGGCCCTCGTGGCCTGGGAACGACAGGGCGGAGCTACCACCCAACCCACCCTCGTGGTCGCCCCTACCTCTGTCGTGGACGCCTGGGAGGCCCAGTCCGCCACCCACACCCCCGACCTAACCGTGCTTGTGGACCACGGGCCTAGCAAGAAACCCGCCGACGAATTCCAGCAGGCGGCGGCCGCGGCGGCTCTTGTGATCACCACCTACGGCACCCTCTCCCGCAACCCCGAGCGCTACCGTGCGGTGTCCTGGCGTCGCGTGGTTGCGGATGAAGCCCAGAACATCAAGAACCCCCAAACCCGGCAGTTCCGCATGGTCCGCAGCATTCCCGCGGCCCACCACATCGCGCTGACCGGCACCCCCGTGGAAAACCGGCTCTCGGACCTCTACGCGATCATGGATTTCGCCAACCCCGGCATCCTCGGCAGCGCCGCCGCCTTTCAAGACCGCCTCGCCATCCCCATCGAGCGTTACCAGGACGAAGCCGCGACCCGCAGGCTCCGGCGCATCGTGGAACCCTTCATCCTGCGCCGCGTGAAAACGGACCCCAGCATCGACCTCAACCTCCCGGACAAACGCGAACACATCGAACTGGTCTCGCTCAGCGACGAACAGGCGGCGCTTTACACCGCCTACATCGCCGACATCGAGCGGCGCATTCGGGACGAGGAAAGCGGCCGGCGCGGCATCATCCTCGGCGCGCTGGTACGCATCAAGCAGATCTGCAACCATCCCGCCCACTACAGCGGTGACGGCTCCGGGCTGCTGCGCAACGGCCACCACCGCTCGGAGAAAGTCCGCCGCCTGTTTCAGCTCGTGGAAGCGGCCGTGCGCGAGCGGAAGAAAGTCATCATCTTCACCCAATTCCCCTCCTTCGGCAACATGCTCGTGCCCGAACTACAACGGCGCAGCGGCGGGGTGGTGCCGATGCTCCACGGTGGGGTGTCCCGGAAGGAGCGGGCCAAGCTGGTTGCGGAATTTCAGCGGCCCCTTAGCGGCGGCGCGGGGGAGGGCGCGATCAGCGGGCTGGATGTGCCCTCCCCGCAGATCATGGTGGTTAGCGTGCGCGCCGGGGGCACGGGGATCACGTTGACGCAGGCCTCCGTGGTCATTCACGTGGACCGGTGGTGGAACCCGGCCGTGGAGGACCAGGCGACGGATCGGGCTTACCGCATTGGGCAGGACAAGAATGTGGATGTGTACAAGTTGGTCACGAAGGGAACCATTGACGAGCGCATCCATGACATCATCGCCGCGAAGCGGGAGCTGGCCGGCGACATCATCGGGGCCGGGGAAGGATGGATCGCGAACTTGGACGACGCTGATCTGGCGGAGCTGTGGCACCTGCGCTCGGCGAGCGAGGAGGTGGCCACCTGGCGGGAGGCCGGGGATTACACCGGGAAGGACACCGGGGGCAAAACTGGGGCGAAAGCCGGGGACAAAGCGCCAACCCCGTCGCCATCAGCACAACCGCCGTATTCGGAAGGGCAGGACTAA
- the putP gene encoding sodium/proline symporter PutP yields MSDHAWFITAMVIYLIAMLLIGLYGYKQTDQYEDYMLGGRQLHPFVAALSAGASDMSGWLLMGLPAAIFVSGFSKLWVAIGLLIGAALNWWFTAPRLRTYTEVANNSITLPTFLEHRLEDRKHVLRVVAGLVILVFFTFYVASGMVAGGRYFESTFGASYLWGMIIIAGVTVVYTFIGGFLAVSYTDAVQGTIMFFALLMVPVMAFITVGDSSSLFDWQLNNGYGNDQLAANPDWFSLFSGVSAITVISGLAWGLGYFGQPHIIVRFMALRKPSDAKQGLAYGVSWMALSMVGAVFVAVMAPGFFAMDPSISIVDQVNFETIFLDMGRILFHPLIAGLVLTAVLAAIMSTISSQLLVVSSALVEDMYKGLFNKKASDNQLKLLSRIAVVLVAVMAFFIARNPDSAVLKLVEFAWAGFGSAFGPVVIASLYWRRLNVPGAVAGVLAGALVAFVWGGLPTLGVWVTEKPFGLYEMVPGVLASIVAMVVVSLATKPPAPHVVEMFDEVQEISKTMKGHPEADLRATKEGVEAHHAQPTS; encoded by the coding sequence ATGAGCGACCACGCGTGGTTCATCACAGCAATGGTGATTTATTTGATCGCCATGCTGCTTATTGGCCTCTACGGCTACAAACAGACCGATCAATACGAGGACTATATGCTGGGCGGGCGCCAGCTACACCCGTTCGTCGCCGCCCTGTCCGCCGGGGCTTCAGATATGTCTGGCTGGCTGCTCATGGGCTTGCCCGCCGCTATTTTTGTCTCCGGTTTTTCCAAACTGTGGGTGGCTATCGGCCTCCTCATCGGAGCAGCCCTGAACTGGTGGTTTACCGCTCCCAGGTTGCGCACATACACGGAGGTGGCAAACAACTCGATCACCCTACCGACCTTCTTGGAACACCGGCTGGAGGACCGCAAGCACGTCCTGCGCGTTGTCGCTGGCCTCGTTATTCTGGTCTTCTTCACCTTCTATGTGGCCTCGGGAATGGTGGCCGGCGGGCGCTACTTCGAATCTACTTTCGGCGCCAGCTACCTGTGGGGCATGATCATCATCGCCGGTGTCACGGTGGTGTACACCTTCATCGGCGGATTCCTGGCCGTCTCCTATACCGATGCGGTGCAGGGCACGATCATGTTTTTCGCCCTGCTCATGGTGCCGGTCATGGCGTTTATCACCGTTGGGGATTCCAGCTCGCTGTTCGACTGGCAGCTTAACAATGGCTACGGCAATGACCAACTAGCGGCTAATCCGGACTGGTTCTCCCTGTTCTCTGGGGTCTCTGCCATCACCGTGATTTCCGGCCTGGCATGGGGATTGGGCTACTTCGGGCAGCCGCACATCATCGTGCGCTTCATGGCCCTGCGCAAGCCCTCGGACGCCAAGCAGGGCCTGGCCTACGGGGTCTCCTGGATGGCCCTGTCCATGGTCGGCGCGGTCTTCGTGGCCGTCATGGCCCCCGGTTTCTTCGCCATGGATCCCTCAATCTCCATCGTGGACCAGGTGAACTTCGAGACGATCTTCCTGGACATGGGCCGCATCCTGTTCCATCCGCTCATCGCGGGACTGGTGCTCACGGCCGTGCTCGCCGCCATCATGTCCACGATCTCCTCCCAGTTGCTGGTGGTCTCCTCGGCTCTCGTGGAGGACATGTACAAGGGCCTGTTCAACAAGAAGGCCAGCGATAACCAGCTCAAGCTGCTCTCCCGCATCGCCGTGGTCCTCGTGGCTGTCATGGCATTCTTCATCGCGCGCAATCCCGACTCTGCCGTGTTGAAGCTCGTGGAGTTCGCCTGGGCCGGCTTCGGCTCCGCCTTCGGCCCGGTGGTCATCGCTTCCCTGTACTGGCGTCGCCTTAATGTGCCCGGCGCGGTCGCGGGTGTCCTCGCCGGCGCTCTGGTCGCCTTCGTTTGGGGTGGCCTGCCCACCCTCGGGGTATGGGTGACGGAGAAGCCCTTCGGCCTGTACGAGATGGTGCCTGGTGTGCTCGCCAGCATCGTGGCCATGGTTGTTGTCAGCCTGGCCACCAAGCCCCCGGCTCCGCATGTGGTGGAGATGTTCGACGAAGTCCAGGAGATCTCGAAGACCATGAAGGGCCACCCGGAGGCCGATCTGCGGGCCACGAAGGAGGGCGTGGAGGCCCACCACGCCCAGCCCACCTCCTAA
- a CDS encoding HNH endonuclease family protein translates to MPTRVHVIGYSRQQFGAGWASSATPDGWICTTRELSLLRVFGGAESSGSPPIRAASAGTEATCPRPGGVGVDEYTGSPIHPNNVDVDHIFPLAAAWDMGAHAWSAERRREFANDTGRNLAVTASAVNRDKGDAMPNRWLPPAPTAHCAYVARFLDVAVAYDLAVTAADVRTARKACDLT, encoded by the coding sequence GTGCCCACCAGGGTCCACGTCATCGGCTATTCCCGCCAGCAGTTCGGCGCGGGCTGGGCCAGCTCCGCCACCCCGGACGGGTGGATCTGCACAACGCGAGAACTCTCCCTGTTGCGCGTATTCGGGGGTGCGGAGTCCTCCGGCTCACCCCCGATCCGCGCCGCGTCGGCCGGGACGGAGGCCACTTGCCCGCGCCCGGGTGGCGTTGGCGTCGACGAGTACACGGGCTCCCCCATCCACCCCAACAACGTGGATGTTGACCACATCTTTCCCCTGGCCGCAGCGTGGGATATGGGTGCCCACGCCTGGAGTGCCGAACGGCGCCGCGAGTTTGCCAACGACACCGGGCGCAATCTCGCCGTGACGGCCTCGGCGGTCAATCGGGATAAGGGGGATGCCATGCCCAACCGGTGGTTGCCGCCGGCGCCTACCGCGCACTGTGCCTACGTCGCCCGTTTCCTCGATGTTGCGGTGGCTTACGACCTGGCGGTTACTGCAGCGGATGTGCGCACCGCGCGCAAGGCGTGTGATCTGACATAA
- a CDS encoding DEAD/DEAH box helicase, whose amino-acid sequence MSDTDNVAGDVNKPVNDETVVSQENLQGDNNASDALSVSDVLGQGPSAAEQSEKTAEEKQEDNQQHGPQAESTDSQPQAEPADSEETGTAGAEAAENADSVSKGSEQGEDKPESHGFDGLGLPERVLAAVKKVGYEQPSPIQAATIPVLMEGQDVVGLAQTGTGKTAAFALPVLSQIDPSRRHPQALVLAPTRELALQVAEAFQSFSEHLGGIHVLPIYGGQAYGVQLAGLRRGAHVVVGTPGRVIDHLEKGSLDISELRFMVLDEADEMLNMGFQEDVERILADTPDTKQVALFSATMPATIRRLSKQYLNDPQEITVKATQRTSENIEQDYLLVNHRNKLDALTRILEVTEFEAMIMFVRTKNETEELAERLRARGFNAAAINGDIAQAQRERTVDQLKDGRLDILVATDVAARGLDVDRITHVFNYDIPHDTESYVHRIGRTGRAGRSGRAILFVTPRERRLLKAIERATRSRLNEIELPTVDSVNEARKDKFREALTESLSDPQISVFRSLVKEYAQSNEVPLEDVAAALAAQLQSGEDFLMKEPPRQERRERRNRDDRYGDNNRSGGGAYRSHEERFGNRRAPRVTDRGGKELEVYRLAVGHRQRVRPGAIVGALANEGGLNSRDFGRISIFADHSLVELPADLPEEVFRALDQTRVSGQLINIEPDPGAPAGRPAHYRKDRDDRRGGRGGDRGGDRRGAGGGRYDRDDRGGQHRGGGDFRRGHRDDREGFERGGYDRGDRGGFRRNDRDNRGGGFNRRGGNRDGYRGGDR is encoded by the coding sequence ATGAGTGATACTGACAACGTCGCCGGAGACGTCAATAAGCCGGTCAACGACGAAACCGTGGTATCTCAGGAAAATCTGCAAGGGGACAACAACGCCAGCGATGCGCTGAGCGTGTCCGATGTGTTGGGCCAGGGCCCGAGTGCGGCAGAACAGTCTGAGAAGACCGCCGAAGAAAAGCAAGAAGACAACCAACAACACGGCCCGCAGGCGGAGTCCACCGACTCCCAGCCGCAGGCCGAACCCGCCGACTCCGAGGAGACCGGCACCGCCGGTGCTGAGGCGGCCGAAAACGCCGACTCCGTGTCGAAGGGCTCGGAGCAGGGGGAGGACAAGCCCGAAAGCCACGGCTTCGACGGCCTGGGCCTGCCCGAGCGCGTGCTCGCGGCGGTGAAGAAGGTCGGCTACGAGCAGCCTTCCCCCATCCAGGCAGCGACTATCCCCGTCCTCATGGAGGGCCAGGATGTCGTGGGCCTCGCCCAGACGGGTACCGGTAAGACGGCCGCATTCGCGCTGCCAGTTCTTTCCCAGATCGATCCGTCCCGCCGCCACCCCCAGGCCCTGGTGCTAGCCCCCACCCGCGAGCTCGCGCTGCAGGTGGCCGAGGCCTTCCAGTCCTTCTCGGAGCACCTGGGCGGCATCCACGTGCTGCCGATCTACGGCGGTCAGGCCTATGGGGTCCAGCTCGCCGGGCTGCGCCGCGGTGCCCACGTCGTGGTGGGCACCCCCGGCCGCGTCATCGACCACCTGGAGAAGGGCAGCCTGGACATCTCCGAGCTGCGCTTCATGGTGCTGGACGAGGCCGACGAGATGCTCAACATGGGCTTCCAAGAGGATGTGGAACGCATCCTCGCCGACACCCCGGACACCAAGCAGGTGGCCCTCTTCTCCGCGACGATGCCCGCCACCATCCGGCGGCTGTCCAAGCAGTACCTCAACGATCCGCAGGAAATCACGGTCAAGGCGACCCAGCGGACCAGCGAGAACATCGAGCAGGATTACCTGCTGGTCAACCACCGCAACAAGTTGGACGCCCTTACCCGGATCCTGGAGGTCACGGAGTTCGAGGCGATGATCATGTTCGTTCGGACGAAGAACGAGACCGAGGAGCTGGCCGAACGCCTGCGTGCCCGCGGATTCAATGCCGCGGCCATCAACGGCGACATCGCCCAGGCCCAGCGTGAGCGGACAGTGGACCAGCTCAAGGATGGCCGGTTGGACATTTTGGTCGCCACGGATGTGGCGGCGCGCGGGTTGGATGTGGATCGCATCACCCACGTGTTCAACTACGACATTCCGCACGACACGGAAAGCTACGTGCACCGTATCGGGCGAACGGGGCGCGCCGGGCGCTCCGGCAGGGCGATCCTGTTCGTCACCCCCCGGGAACGTCGACTGCTCAAGGCCATCGAACGCGCCACCCGGTCGCGCTTGAACGAGATCGAGCTGCCCACCGTGGACTCGGTCAACGAGGCCCGCAAGGACAAGTTTCGGGAGGCGCTGACCGAAAGCCTGAGTGACCCCCAGATCTCCGTGTTCCGCTCGCTGGTCAAGGAGTACGCCCAGAGCAACGAGGTACCCCTGGAGGACGTGGCCGCGGCCCTGGCTGCCCAACTCCAGTCCGGCGAGGATTTCCTCATGAAGGAGCCCCCGCGCCAGGAACGCCGGGAGCGCCGGAACCGGGATGACCGGTACGGGGATAACAACCGTAGCGGGGGCGGCGCCTACCGTTCCCACGAGGAGCGCTTCGGTAACCGCCGTGCGCCGCGCGTCACGGATCGCGGTGGCAAGGAGCTGGAGGTCTACCGTCTTGCGGTTGGCCACCGGCAGCGCGTCCGGCCGGGTGCCATCGTGGGCGCCCTGGCCAACGAGGGCGGCCTGAACTCCCGAGATTTCGGCCGGATCAGCATCTTCGCCGATCACTCCCTCGTGGAGCTGCCCGCGGATCTGCCAGAAGAGGTTTTCCGCGCGCTGGACCAGACCCGAGTCTCCGGTCAATTGATCAATATCGAGCCGGATCCGGGTGCCCCGGCCGGGCGCCCCGCCCACTACCGCAAGGACCGCGATGATCGCCGCGGGGGCCGAGGCGGCGACCGTGGTGGGGACCGCCGCGGTGCCGGTGGAGGACGCTATGACCGGGATGACCGCGGTGGACAGCACCGTGGCGGCGGGGACTTCCGCCGGGGTCACCGGGACGATCGCGAAGGTTTCGAGCGCGGCGGCTACGACCGCGGGGATCGCGGTGGCTTCCGTCGAAACGACCGGGATAACCGTGGTGGCGGATTCAACCGCCGCGGCGGCAACCGGGATGGTTACCGCGGCGGGGACCGCTAG